A single genomic interval of Antarcticibacterium arcticum harbors:
- a CDS encoding tetratricopeptide repeat protein: protein MKFYPVILLLLGSYFAQAQAALTTAHGHLQANETYQAKAVLTTHLESHPNDLKAISLLGDIAIFENKYDAALSHYKYLLASNAESADYNFKYGGALGLKALNVSKIQAMVYVPEIKKYLEKAAELDPTHIKSRRALVELYLQLPGIFGGSITKARLYAGELKKVSALQAAISQGFIMKESGTEEEAKLQFKKAFSLMKSPDSNPENNYLNYEMGKIAAENNIEPLKGLKFLDFYITNYNYRDIHTLEWAYYRKAQIQTHLRNKLAAQKLINKALSLRENFEEARLEKKKIQQL, encoded by the coding sequence ATGAAATTCTACCCCGTTATATTACTGTTGTTGGGAAGCTATTTTGCTCAGGCTCAAGCTGCACTTACCACTGCCCACGGCCATTTACAGGCCAACGAAACTTACCAGGCCAAAGCAGTTCTTACTACACATCTGGAGTCCCATCCTAATGACCTGAAAGCTATTTCCTTATTAGGGGATATCGCAATATTTGAAAATAAATATGATGCAGCCCTTTCCCATTATAAATATTTACTTGCCTCAAATGCTGAAAGTGCCGATTACAATTTCAAATATGGCGGCGCATTGGGTCTTAAAGCGTTAAATGTTTCCAAAATACAGGCGATGGTGTATGTTCCTGAGATTAAAAAGTATCTCGAAAAAGCTGCCGAACTTGACCCCACTCATATAAAATCCAGACGGGCTCTAGTGGAATTATACCTGCAATTACCAGGTATTTTTGGGGGTAGTATTACAAAAGCACGGCTATATGCCGGGGAGTTGAAAAAAGTGAGTGCACTTCAAGCCGCCATTTCGCAGGGATTTATTATGAAGGAAAGTGGCACTGAGGAGGAGGCGAAATTGCAATTTAAAAAGGCCTTTTCTCTTATGAAATCCCCCGATTCAAATCCAGAAAATAATTATCTCAATTATGAAATGGGCAAAATCGCTGCTGAAAATAATATAGAACCATTAAAAGGTTTGAAGTTTCTGGATTTTTATATTACAAATTATAATTACAGAGATATACATACCCTGGAATGGGCCTACTACAGAAAAGCCCAGATCCAAACCCACCTAAGGAATAAACTCGCAGCTCAAAAATTAATCAATAAGGCCCTCAGTTTACGGGAAAATTTTGAGGAGGCAAGATTGGAAAAAAAGAAGATTCAGCAGCTTTGA
- the radC gene encoding RadC family protein: MDNEKKPFSIKNWASGDQPREKLISKGKLALSDAELIAILIGTGNTKESAVELSKRILSSTGNNLNHLGKLSLQQLTNFKGIGEAKAVSIIAAMELGRRRRTEEAVEKVKITSSNSVFELLQPLIGELDHEEFWILYLNNSNKIIEKFQISKGGITGTLVDVRITLRKALELGAVSIILAHNHPSGNLNPSEADKQLTKKLKSASESLDIKVLDHLIVTEKSYFSFADEGLL, translated from the coding sequence ATGGATAATGAAAAAAAGCCTTTTTCTATTAAAAATTGGGCTTCAGGAGACCAGCCAAGAGAAAAGCTTATCTCTAAAGGAAAATTGGCACTTAGTGATGCCGAGCTTATCGCAATCCTTATTGGCACAGGTAACACCAAAGAAAGCGCAGTAGAACTCAGCAAAAGAATACTTTCAAGTACCGGGAACAATTTAAATCATTTGGGAAAGCTATCCCTCCAGCAACTTACCAACTTTAAAGGAATTGGTGAAGCAAAAGCGGTAAGCATTATTGCGGCTATGGAACTTGGGCGTCGGCGTAGAACTGAGGAAGCTGTAGAAAAAGTTAAGATCACTTCAAGCAATTCTGTTTTTGAGTTACTTCAACCTTTAATAGGCGAGCTGGATCACGAGGAATTCTGGATCCTGTATTTGAATAACTCCAATAAGATCATTGAAAAATTTCAGATAAGTAAAGGCGGTATAACAGGAACTTTGGTAGATGTACGTATCACCCTGAGAAAGGCGCTTGAACTTGGTGCGGTTTCTATAATCCTTGCCCACAATCATCCTTCAGGAAATTTAAATCCCAGTGAGGCAGATAAGCAACTCACCAAAAAACTAAAGTCTGCCAGTGAAAGTCTGGATATAAAAGTGCTTGACCATCTTATAGTGACTGAAAAATCCTATTTTAGCTTTGCCGATGAAGGGTTGTTATAA
- a CDS encoding DUF7033 domain-containing protein: MLLIYTPKVTSRIIYVFKHVCTHILGLDLKFTTKIEEFIAHEDVKFSYGRKRLGNELFVQNVDLLLEQGLSDLDIKVQNWEDTKCFFAVSENSDLPYDIFAASFFLLSRYEEYLPHVKDDFGRFPSSESLAYKKGFLKQPVVDIWAYKFKRLLKDRFPNIEFRTRNYQTVNIISVSHVFNFKNKGFLRSLTGTVLDLVNLKFSRVRDRFKVLLKLKKDPYNIFDELIYFIKEYKTKMVFMFQLSDYNSYDKNINYNRQNYSSIIKYVADYSQVGLRLGYFAVLEEDVLKREKKRFENIIHGPLQNVINPKYNLMLPLHYGYLNELEIPNDFSMGFPESIGFRAGTGTSFLFYDINMEVTTPLTIHPYVFHTQLCHTGNAVDVEKTIQVLISELKKVDGTFRAVFKNRDFSEYSNPAYFYSLLKQINEIQ, from the coding sequence ATGCTTTTAATATATACTCCCAAAGTTACTTCCCGCATAATATATGTTTTTAAACATGTGTGTACACATATTTTGGGCCTTGATCTTAAATTCACAACCAAGATTGAAGAATTTATTGCGCATGAAGACGTCAAATTTTCCTACGGAAGAAAACGTTTGGGGAATGAGCTTTTTGTGCAGAATGTAGATCTGCTCCTGGAACAGGGATTAAGTGATTTGGACATTAAGGTCCAGAACTGGGAAGACACCAAATGCTTTTTTGCGGTTTCAGAGAATAGTGACTTGCCATATGATATTTTTGCGGCATCTTTTTTCCTTCTTTCCAGATACGAAGAATATTTACCCCACGTAAAAGATGATTTTGGAAGGTTTCCTTCTTCTGAAAGTCTTGCCTATAAAAAAGGATTTTTAAAGCAACCCGTTGTAGATATTTGGGCATATAAATTTAAAAGGCTTTTAAAGGACAGGTTTCCTAATATAGAATTCAGGACCAGGAACTATCAAACCGTGAATATAATATCTGTAAGTCATGTATTTAACTTTAAAAATAAAGGCTTCTTAAGAAGCCTTACCGGTACAGTTCTGGATTTGGTTAACTTAAAATTCTCACGGGTGAGGGACAGGTTTAAGGTACTGCTTAAGTTAAAAAAGGATCCTTATAACATATTTGATGAACTTATATATTTTATAAAAGAATATAAGACCAAAATGGTTTTTATGTTTCAGCTAAGCGATTATAATTCATACGATAAGAACATTAATTATAACCGCCAGAATTATAGTTCTATAATAAAATATGTTGCAGATTATTCACAGGTTGGGCTCAGACTTGGTTATTTTGCAGTTTTGGAAGAGGATGTTTTAAAAAGGGAAAAAAAGCGATTTGAAAATATAATCCATGGCCCCTTGCAAAATGTCATTAATCCTAAATACAACCTTATGCTACCATTGCATTATGGGTATCTAAATGAACTTGAAATTCCAAACGATTTCTCTATGGGTTTTCCGGAATCCATAGGTTTTAGGGCTGGCACAGGAACTTCCTTTTTATTTTATGATATTAATATGGAAGTTACCACTCCCCTTACAATTCATCCCTACGTGTTTCATACCCAACTATGCCACACTGGAAATGCGGTTGACGTTGAAAAGACCATTCAAGTTCTTATTTCTGAATTAAAAAAAGTTGATGGTACATTTCGTGCAGTTTTTAAGAACAGGGATTTTTCTGAATATTCTAACCCGGCCTATTTCTACTCATTATTAAAACAGATCAATGAAATTCAGTAA
- a CDS encoding UDP-N-acetylmuramate--L-alanine ligase has translation MKLHFIAIGGSAMHNLAIALQEKGYYITGSDDAIYEPSRSRLAKQSLLPAEMGWFPEKIDATIDAVVLGMHARENNPEILKAQELGIKIYSYPEFLFEQSKNKTRVVIAGSHGKTTVTSMILHVLNYNDRQVDYMVGAQLEGFENMVHLTEENDFILLEGDEYLSSAIDRRPKFHLYRPNIALLTGIAWDHINVFPTFENYVDQFRIFIDSIVSGGILVYNEEDKELTKLVEETTNQIRKHPYSTPDYKIQNGITVLDTPEGDLTLEILGSHNMSNLAGAKWICQHMGVDEDDFYEAMASFRGASKRLEKIVEEGNTLVYKDFAHSPSKVTATTRAVREQYPLRKLYACLELHTFSSLSPQFLSQYKKTLDLADETVVFYSAEALEQKKMAPISEESIRNAFQNEGLKVITDATELQQYLEQLKYENSVVLLMSSGTFGGLDFEQIKTWI, from the coding sequence ATGAAGCTTCATTTTATAGCGATTGGAGGTAGTGCTATGCATAATCTCGCCATTGCCTTGCAGGAAAAAGGTTATTACATTACGGGAAGTGACGATGCTATCTATGAGCCATCCCGCTCGCGCCTTGCAAAACAATCGCTTCTCCCTGCTGAAATGGGGTGGTTTCCAGAAAAAATCGACGCTACAATTGATGCAGTTGTTTTGGGGATGCACGCACGTGAGAATAATCCCGAAATTCTTAAAGCGCAAGAGCTTGGAATAAAAATATATTCTTATCCTGAATTTCTTTTTGAACAGTCAAAAAACAAGACCAGGGTTGTAATTGCAGGTTCTCACGGTAAAACTACGGTTACGTCTATGATCCTGCATGTCCTCAATTATAATGATAGACAAGTGGATTATATGGTAGGGGCCCAGCTGGAAGGTTTTGAGAATATGGTGCATCTTACAGAGGAGAATGATTTTATTTTATTGGAAGGGGATGAATATTTATCTTCTGCCATAGATCGTCGTCCCAAATTTCATTTATACCGGCCTAATATCGCATTGCTTACCGGGATTGCCTGGGATCATATAAACGTATTTCCAACATTCGAAAATTATGTGGACCAATTCAGGATCTTCATAGATTCAATTGTAAGTGGGGGAATACTGGTATATAATGAGGAAGATAAAGAACTCACTAAACTGGTTGAAGAAACAACAAATCAAATTAGAAAACACCCATATTCTACGCCAGATTATAAAATCCAAAATGGTATAACGGTTTTGGATACCCCAGAGGGCGACTTAACCCTGGAAATTTTAGGATCACATAATATGAGCAACCTAGCCGGCGCAAAATGGATATGCCAGCATATGGGAGTAGATGAAGACGATTTTTATGAAGCTATGGCAAGTTTCAGGGGAGCGTCCAAACGGCTTGAAAAAATTGTTGAAGAGGGAAACACCCTCGTATACAAAGATTTCGCCCATAGTCCTTCCAAAGTAACAGCAACTACCCGCGCAGTAAGGGAGCAATATCCACTTAGAAAACTATATGCCTGCCTTGAGCTCCATACCTTCAGCAGTCTTTCACCTCAATTTTTAAGTCAGTATAAGAAGACTCTGGATCTTGCAGATGAGACCGTTGTGTTTTATTCTGCAGAAGCCCTAGAGCAAAAAAAGATGGCGCCAATCTCAGAAGAGTCTATAAGAAATGCTTTCCAAAATGAAGGATTAAAAGTAATTACAGATGCCACCGAACTTCAACAATACCTGGAGCAGCTTAAGTATGAAAATTCCGTGGTGCTGCTTATGAGTAGTGGAACCTTTGGAGGTCTTGATTTTGAACAGATTAAAACATGGATCTAA